From the Nonlabens marinus S1-08 genome, one window contains:
- the nqrE gene encoding NADH:ubiquinone reductase (Na(+)-transporting) subunit E, producing the protein MDLINLAVRSIFIENMVFAYFLGMCSYLAVSKSVKTAVGLGAAVVFVLGITVPINWLLDTYLLKPGALSTWLGAEYADIDLSFLSFIMFIAVIASMVQLVEMIVERFAPALYGALGIFLPLIAVNCAILGGSLFMQQKDFSNIGESAVYGIGSGFGFFLAILAIAAIREKISYSNVPAPLRGLGITFIITGLMALGFMSFMGIEI; encoded by the coding sequence ATGGATTTAATAAATCTCGCTGTAAGAAGTATTTTCATTGAGAACATGGTATTCGCCTATTTCCTAGGTATGTGTTCTTATCTAGCCGTTTCAAAATCGGTTAAAACTGCGGTAGGTCTAGGAGCTGCTGTAGTATTTGTATTAGGAATCACGGTGCCTATCAACTGGTTGTTGGATACTTATTTGTTGAAGCCAGGCGCATTGAGCACTTGGTTAGGAGCTGAATATGCTGATATCGACTTAAGTTTCTTGAGTTTTATCATGTTTATCGCGGTTATCGCGAGTATGGTACAACTAGTAGAAATGATAGTGGAGCGTTTTGCTCCAGCACTTTATGGTGCACTAGGTATATTCCTTCCATTGATCGCAGTAAACTGTGCGATCCTAGGTGGATCGCTATTCATGCAACAAAAGGACTTTTCAAATATAGGTGAGTCTGCCGTTTACGGTATAGGATCTGGTTTCGGATTCTTCCTTGCCATTTTAGCGATTGCAGCAATCCGTGAGAAAATATCTTATTCAAATGTGCCTGCACCATTAAGAGGTCTAGGAATCACATTTATCATCACAGGACTTATGGCGCTAGGCTTCATGAGTTTTATGGGAATCGAAATTTAA
- a CDS encoding helix-turn-helix domain-containing protein: protein MKFISDPNFSHSLFKDVVRIDYQSDMPPYLINDYGYTYLMFCYGDFEAVDHKGNLVPVPQKLVKGTGDYFSITAHKDNIWITLEMPNHVLYNITGIPSNRSRNVLYDLESYVDPTVLDSLYDALRNKESISGIIETVDEHLSHYYSKWGRPLKSTPIVEYIYQEKGLITLADLQVQFPYSERTLERMFNKEVGCSPYRFICLVRFNYVIREIENNPEVLISDLTAQYNYYDHSHFEKDFQKFLGQSVSNYKNEFNPLLTQALARKFVKADDA from the coding sequence ATGAAATTTATAAGTGACCCTAATTTTTCACATTCCTTATTTAAGGATGTGGTGCGCATCGATTATCAATCGGATATGCCACCTTATCTCATAAATGATTACGGGTACACTTACTTGATGTTTTGCTACGGTGATTTTGAGGCGGTCGACCATAAAGGAAATCTAGTTCCAGTACCGCAAAAACTGGTAAAAGGAACTGGAGATTACTTCTCTATAACGGCTCATAAGGACAACATCTGGATCACCCTGGAGATGCCTAACCATGTTCTTTATAATATTACTGGTATCCCATCAAATCGCAGTAGGAATGTTTTATATGATTTAGAATCGTACGTGGACCCAACGGTACTCGATTCCTTATATGATGCGTTAAGAAATAAAGAAAGTATTTCAGGAATCATTGAAACGGTTGATGAGCACCTGTCTCATTACTATTCAAAATGGGGTCGACCTTTAAAGTCGACACCTATCGTAGAATATATCTACCAGGAAAAGGGACTGATCACTCTAGCAGACTTACAGGTTCAATTTCCATATTCAGAACGAACGCTGGAACGCATGTTCAATAAAGAAGTAGGCTGCTCGCCTTATCGCTTCATTTGCTTGGTGCGTTTCAACTATGTGATCAGAGAAATCGAGAACAACCCAGAGGTTTTGATCAGCGACTTGACTGCCCAATACAACTACTACGACCATTCACACTTTGAGAAAGATTTTCAGAAATTTCTAGGACAATCGGTTTCCAACTATAAGAACGAATTCAATCCACTGCTTACTCAGGCACTGGCGCGCAAATTTGTAAAAGCTGATGATGCTTGA
- the nqrB gene encoding NADH:ubiquinone reductase (Na(+)-transporting) subunit B — translation MKWVRNKLDQVRKPFEPGEKYEKFAPAINAFDTFLFTPNHTTKKGAHIRDVVDLKRTMITVVLALVPALLFGMWNTGAQYLYQERGLASVLDVPFWDAFIEGAILVLPLIIVSYVVGLTIEFIFAIYRGHEVNEGYLVTGLLIPMIFPVDIPLWMLALSVAFAVLIGKEAFGGTGMNILNPALTARAFAFFAYPLYMSGNEVWVANGNTDAVSGETILGTLASGSYDGEISGAASNAVAFSNTSAASEPTVLAGVDFYDMFMGFIPGSVAETSALMIIIGAIILIATKVGSWRIILGGLIGGVAMGLIFNFFGGLGEDFVNQLVAGGQITMDEVLNDAGAVAALDLGGWDATLLEMGTNQLFNFPFYQHLVVGSILFGIVFMATDPVSAAQTLKGKWIYGILIGFFGLLIRIFNPAYPEGIMLAILLLNVFAPTIDHYVIQGNINKRKKRLKKAKVQLQAA, via the coding sequence ATGAAATGGGTTAGAAACAAATTAGACCAGGTTAGAAAGCCTTTTGAGCCTGGTGAGAAGTATGAGAAGTTTGCTCCGGCAATTAATGCTTTTGATACCTTCCTATTTACTCCAAATCACACTACTAAAAAAGGAGCGCACATACGCGACGTGGTGGATTTAAAGCGTACAATGATTACCGTTGTATTAGCTTTAGTTCCAGCTTTACTTTTTGGTATGTGGAATACAGGAGCGCAATATTTGTATCAGGAAAGAGGTCTGGCAAGTGTGCTAGACGTTCCTTTTTGGGATGCATTTATTGAAGGTGCAATTTTAGTATTGCCTTTGATTATCGTGTCTTATGTAGTAGGATTAACGATAGAGTTCATTTTTGCCATTTATAGAGGTCACGAGGTGAATGAGGGTTACTTGGTAACTGGATTGTTGATCCCTATGATTTTCCCAGTTGATATCCCATTATGGATGCTAGCGCTATCTGTTGCTTTTGCGGTATTGATAGGTAAAGAAGCATTTGGTGGTACAGGAATGAATATCTTGAATCCGGCCTTAACGGCTAGAGCATTTGCATTCTTTGCTTATCCTTTATATATGTCTGGTAATGAGGTTTGGGTAGCTAATGGTAATACAGATGCAGTTTCAGGAGAGACAATTTTAGGTACACTTGCAAGCGGTAGTTATGATGGTGAGATAAGCGGTGCAGCAAGTAATGCTGTTGCTTTTTCAAATACAAGTGCAGCCTCTGAACCTACAGTACTTGCTGGTGTTGATTTCTATGATATGTTCATGGGCTTCATTCCTGGTTCAGTAGCAGAAACTTCTGCGCTTATGATCATCATTGGTGCGATCATCTTGATAGCAACTAAGGTAGGTAGCTGGAGAATCATACTAGGCGGTCTTATAGGTGGTGTGGCAATGGGATTGATCTTTAACTTCTTTGGAGGCTTAGGGGAAGATTTTGTCAACCAACTGGTGGCTGGTGGTCAAATTACCATGGACGAAGTGCTGAATGATGCCGGAGCGGTGGCAGCATTAGATCTAGGTGGTTGGGATGCAACATTATTAGAAATGGGAACCAATCAATTGTTCAACTTCCCGTTCTATCAGCACCTTGTTGTAGGTAGTATATTATTTGGTATTGTGTTTATGGCGACCGACCCTGTAAGTGCGGCACAGACATTGAAAGGAAAGTGGATATATGGGATCTTGATTGGATTCTTTGGTTTGTTGATTCGTATTTTCAACCCAGCATATCCAGAAGGAATTATGCTTGCTATATTACTGTTGAACGTATTTGCGCCAACTATTGATCACTATGTGATTCAAGGCAATATCAACAAGCGTAAGAAACGATTGAAAAAAGCTAAAGTTCAACTTCAAGCAGCTTAA
- a CDS encoding Na(+)-translocating NADH-quinone reductase subunit C — translation MDRNSNAYTFLFAIIMVAVVASALAFAATNLQPAQAKNVKEEKMQNILTTVGIETTRDSAEALFNEYIVEQVALNNQGEERTDVDAFTVDLKKELKRPVEEQAFPLYVADVEGAKYYIVPLRGKGLWDAIWGYVALKDDVNTIKGAVFDHKGETPGLGAEITQGWFKKRFDDEKIMDESGNFIGVSVAKGYQGGDNKDDNAVDAIAGATITGDGVTDMISERLKNYLPYFKQKTNVKVAMQ, via the coding sequence ATGGATAGAAATTCAAATGCATACACATTCCTATTTGCTATCATCATGGTAGCGGTAGTAGCTAGTGCACTGGCCTTTGCAGCAACAAACCTGCAGCCGGCACAAGCTAAAAATGTGAAAGAAGAAAAAATGCAGAACATCCTTACTACCGTGGGTATCGAGACGACAAGAGATTCTGCTGAAGCATTGTTCAACGAGTATATCGTTGAACAAGTAGCACTTAATAATCAAGGTGAAGAACGCACAGATGTTGATGCTTTTACCGTCGATCTTAAAAAAGAGTTGAAGCGTCCTGTGGAGGAGCAAGCATTCCCACTTTATGTGGCAGATGTTGAAGGTGCTAAATACTACATCGTACCCTTGAGAGGTAAAGGTCTTTGGGATGCCATCTGGGGTTATGTAGCCTTAAAAGACGATGTCAACACTATAAAAGGTGCTGTATTTGATCACAAGGGAGAAACTCCTGGATTAGGTGCTGAGATCACACAAGGATGGTTCAAGAAACGTTTTGATGATGAAAAAATCATGGACGAGTCTGGAAACTTCATAGGTGTGTCGGTAGCTAAAGGTTACCAAGGCGGCGATAACAAGGATGATAACGCAGTAGATGCTATTGCTGGAGCTACCATCACAGGTGATGGAGTGACAGACATGATTTCAGAGCGTCTTAAAAATTACCTTCCTTACTTCAAACAAAAGACTAACGTAAAAGTAGCAATGCAGTAA
- a CDS encoding NADH:ubiquinone reductase (Na(+)-transporting) subunit D, translating into MAHNKESKKQGLILFLSDTDEREGLLGKKNRKLLSDPLTDNNPITVQVLGICSALAITVQLKPAIVMSIAVMAVMAFSNMIISALRNLIPSRIRIIVQLVVVAALVILVDQVLRAYAYDVSKELSVFVGLIITNCIVMGRLEAFALGHGVYKSFLDGIGNAAGYAFILILVAFFRELLGAGKLLGYEVIPQSFYEFGYENNGLMLLSPMALITVGIIIWVQRSRNRTLIEQN; encoded by the coding sequence ATGGCTCACAATAAAGAATCTAAAAAACAGGGATTGATCCTTTTCCTCTCGGATACCGACGAGCGTGAAGGTCTGTTGGGTAAAAAGAATCGCAAACTCTTATCTGACCCGTTAACTGATAATAACCCGATTACCGTACAAGTATTGGGTATTTGTTCAGCACTTGCAATCACCGTACAGCTTAAACCAGCGATTGTAATGAGTATAGCTGTAATGGCGGTAATGGCATTTAGTAACATGATCATTTCTGCCTTACGTAACTTGATTCCATCACGTATACGTATCATCGTGCAGTTAGTAGTTGTAGCGGCTCTTGTAATTCTTGTAGATCAAGTGTTGAGAGCTTACGCTTATGATGTTTCTAAAGAACTGTCGGTATTTGTCGGGCTGATTATTACCAACTGTATTGTAATGGGACGTCTTGAAGCGTTTGCTTTAGGTCATGGTGTTTACAAATCTTTCCTTGATGGGATTGGGAACGCTGCAGGTTATGCATTCATCTTGATTCTTGTAGCTTTCTTCAGAGAGTTATTAGGGGCAGGTAAATTATTAGGTTACGAGGTCATCCCACAATCATTCTACGAGTTTGGGTATGAGAACAACGGTTTGATGTTGTTGTCGCCTATGGCATTAATCACGGTAGGTATCATCATCTGGGTACAACGCAGCCGTAACAGAACATTAATCGAACAGAACTAA
- the nqrF gene encoding NADH:ubiquinone reductase (Na(+)-transporting) subunit F, which yields MDSNLITILASVAIFLTLILLLVVLLLTAKSKLLPSGPVTINVNGEKDITTGSGGTLLGTLGDNKLFLPSACGGGGTCVQCKCVVTEGGGSILPTEVPHFTRKEIAAGWRLGCQVKVKQDMKIEIPEEVFGIKKWEATVVRNYNVASFIKEFVVKLPEDMDYEAGGYIQIEIPKCEVKYQDIDITAHPEEHETPDKFKAEWDKFNLWPLVMKNPETVERAYSMASFPAEGREIMLNVRIATPPWDRAKNGWMDVNPGIASSYIFNQKEGDKVVVSGPYGEFFINHSDAEMLYVGGGAGMAPMRSHLYELFKTLKTDRKVTYWYGGRSKRELFYIEHFRSLEREFPNFKFYLALSEPMEEDNWKVKDSIEDESGDGFVGFIHQVVIDQYLSKHEAPEDIEVYFCGPPLMNNAVGKMAEDFGVPPENIRFDDFGG from the coding sequence ATGGATTCTAACTTAATTACCATACTCGCAAGTGTAGCTATATTTTTGACACTGATTCTATTATTAGTAGTCTTATTGCTAACTGCAAAATCAAAATTACTTCCTTCTGGACCGGTCACGATCAATGTGAACGGCGAGAAGGACATCACTACAGGTTCTGGAGGCACGCTTTTAGGAACTTTAGGAGATAACAAACTATTCTTACCATCTGCCTGTGGTGGTGGTGGAACTTGTGTACAGTGTAAATGTGTTGTTACAGAAGGTGGAGGATCTATCTTACCAACTGAGGTTCCTCACTTTACACGTAAAGAAATAGCTGCCGGATGGAGACTGGGTTGCCAGGTTAAGGTGAAGCAGGACATGAAAATCGAGATTCCAGAAGAAGTATTCGGGATCAAGAAGTGGGAAGCGACTGTGGTACGTAATTACAACGTAGCATCTTTTATTAAGGAGTTTGTAGTAAAACTTCCTGAGGATATGGATTATGAAGCTGGAGGTTACATCCAGATTGAAATTCCTAAATGTGAAGTAAAGTATCAAGATATTGATATTACTGCGCATCCAGAAGAACACGAGACTCCAGATAAGTTTAAAGCAGAGTGGGACAAGTTCAACTTGTGGCCACTAGTAATGAAGAATCCTGAAACAGTAGAGAGAGCATATTCTATGGCTTCTTTCCCTGCGGAGGGTCGTGAGATCATGTTGAACGTACGTATCGCTACGCCACCATGGGATCGCGCTAAGAATGGCTGGATGGATGTAAACCCTGGTATCGCTAGTTCGTATATCTTCAACCAAAAAGAAGGAGACAAAGTAGTTGTTTCAGGTCCTTATGGTGAGTTCTTTATCAATCACTCTGATGCAGAAATGTTATATGTAGGTGGTGGAGCAGGGATGGCGCCTATGCGTTCCCACTTATACGAGCTTTTCAAGACCTTGAAAACAGATCGTAAAGTGACGTATTGGTACGGTGGACGTTCTAAGCGTGAATTGTTCTATATCGAGCACTTCCGTTCTTTAGAGCGTGAATTCCCTAACTTCAAGTTCTACTTAGCACTTTCTGAGCCTATGGAAGAAGACAATTGGAAAGTAAAGGATAGCATCGAGGATGAATCAGGAGACGGATTCGTTGGCTTTATTCACCAAGTGGTGATAGATCAATACCTAAGCAAGCACGAGGCTCCTGAAGATATCGAGGTATACTTCTGTGGACCGCCATTGATGAACAACGCTGTTGGTAAAATGGCTGAGGACTTTGGTGTGCCGCCAGAGAATATACGTTTTGATGACTTTGGAGGATAA
- a CDS encoding sugar MFS transporter → MNSTKTNYTVPFIIITVLFFLWGFITVLVDSLVPRLREVFELTYFQAGLVQFAFFLAYFVFSIPAGVLLSKVGYKKGIIIGLSTMAIGCLLFYPASSERIFGVFLLAYFTLAAGITILQVAANPYVAVLGSEDGAGSRLNLAQAFNSLGTAIAPIAGAAFLLSDKILTSQEITVLTEVERESYYISEAGAVQTPFLFFAGLIALLAVAFIFIKLPQLQKTAKSGYSALLKKTSVWMGAAGIFVYVGAEVAIGSYLVNYFIDLNLEETIRNNETMGGIASFFLNADINDIDAKAVVGAFLFFYWTGAMVGRFIGSALMRFIAPFKVLMTFTALAILMIMISVSSPGLMAMWSILAVGLFNSIMFPTIFTLTLNGLGDLKPQASGLLCMAIVGGAIVPISFGALADSLGFALAFLLPMACYAYIMFFAFYKGRKINNPTAAVAS, encoded by the coding sequence ATGAATTCCACTAAAACCAATTATACTGTACCCTTCATCATTATTACCGTGCTTTTCTTTTTATGGGGATTCATCACCGTGCTGGTAGACAGCCTCGTACCTAGATTAAGAGAGGTCTTCGAGCTTACCTACTTTCAGGCTGGATTGGTACAATTTGCCTTTTTTCTCGCCTATTTTGTTTTTTCCATTCCGGCTGGAGTGTTGTTATCCAAAGTAGGTTATAAAAAAGGAATCATCATAGGCCTTTCTACCATGGCAATTGGTTGTCTATTATTTTACCCAGCATCATCTGAGCGTATTTTTGGAGTTTTTCTTCTGGCTTATTTCACACTCGCTGCGGGCATCACGATCCTGCAAGTAGCTGCAAACCCTTATGTTGCAGTTTTGGGATCAGAAGACGGCGCAGGCAGCCGCTTGAATCTGGCGCAAGCATTCAATTCATTAGGAACTGCTATTGCACCCATTGCCGGAGCTGCGTTCTTGTTGAGTGACAAGATATTGACCTCTCAGGAGATCACGGTTTTGACTGAAGTAGAACGTGAAAGTTATTACATTTCTGAAGCTGGTGCTGTACAGACGCCTTTTTTGTTTTTTGCGGGATTAATTGCATTGCTGGCTGTAGCCTTTATTTTCATCAAGTTACCACAGCTACAAAAAACAGCCAAAAGTGGTTATTCAGCACTTCTTAAGAAAACATCAGTTTGGATGGGCGCGGCCGGGATCTTTGTGTACGTAGGTGCTGAGGTCGCGATAGGAAGTTACTTAGTCAACTACTTCATTGATTTGAATCTAGAAGAAACCATCAGAAATAACGAAACCATGGGCGGCATTGCTTCCTTTTTCTTGAACGCTGATATTAATGACATCGACGCGAAAGCCGTGGTAGGAGCTTTTTTGTTTTTCTACTGGACCGGTGCGATGGTAGGTCGATTTATAGGATCTGCATTAATGCGATTCATTGCTCCGTTTAAGGTGTTGATGACCTTTACCGCTCTGGCGATACTGATGATTATGATCAGTGTTTCTTCACCTGGATTGATGGCTATGTGGTCCATCCTTGCGGTAGGGTTGTTTAACTCGATCATGTTTCCTACGATATTTACATTAACCTTAAACGGTCTAGGTGACTTGAAACCTCAAGCTTCTGGTTTGCTGTGCATGGCCATCGTTGGTGGAGCCATTGTCCCAATAAGTTTCGGCGCGCTAGCTGATTCTTTAGGTTTTGCTCTGGCTTTCCTACTACCCATGGCTTGCTATGCGTATATCATGTTCTTTGCGTTTTATAAAGGTCGTAAGATCAACAACCCAACAGCTGCAGTAGCAAGCTAA
- a CDS encoding isoaspartyl peptidase/L-asparaginase family protein: MDRRKFISTTTKGSIALTLGMNLLACKSIPKTSMKKSPIAICTWGFVNANATAGKALESGMNALDAAIAGVAVEEEDIRNTTVGKGGAPDREGNVTLDACVMDHNGNCGAVVCVEDYTNVAALAKKVMLETPHVMLAGEGAEEFAEKQGFQKETLLTESSEKAYREWLTTSEYKPIINIENHDTVGMVCMDANGDISGACTTSGLSYKMKGRVGDSPIIGAGLFIDNEVGGAAATGMGEEIMKSVGSFLIVELMRNGMSPQAACEEAVMRTIRKNPDHKDFQVAYIAMNKAGETGSYCIHKGFAMMEFKNGTNSRVNSASYLED, encoded by the coding sequence TTGGATAGAAGAAAATTCATATCTACAACAACTAAAGGCAGCATTGCACTCACATTGGGCATGAATCTGCTTGCCTGTAAATCAATACCTAAAACATCTATGAAAAAATCACCTATTGCCATATGTACTTGGGGCTTTGTAAATGCAAACGCTACTGCAGGAAAAGCCTTAGAATCTGGCATGAATGCGCTGGACGCCGCCATTGCTGGAGTAGCCGTTGAAGAAGAAGATATACGAAACACCACCGTTGGAAAAGGTGGCGCACCAGACCGCGAGGGAAACGTGACTCTAGATGCTTGCGTTATGGATCACAATGGGAATTGCGGTGCAGTTGTTTGTGTAGAGGATTATACCAATGTAGCAGCCTTGGCTAAAAAAGTGATGTTAGAAACGCCTCACGTCATGCTAGCTGGAGAAGGAGCAGAAGAATTTGCAGAAAAACAAGGTTTTCAAAAAGAAACCTTATTGACCGAATCCTCTGAAAAAGCTTATAGAGAATGGCTTACCACTAGCGAATACAAACCTATAATTAATATAGAAAATCACGACACCGTCGGCATGGTGTGTATGGATGCAAATGGTGATATCTCAGGAGCATGTACTACCTCAGGATTGTCTTATAAGATGAAAGGTCGTGTAGGCGATTCCCCTATTATAGGCGCCGGATTGTTTATAGATAATGAAGTGGGCGGCGCTGCGGCCACAGGAATGGGTGAAGAAATTATGAAATCTGTAGGTAGTTTTCTTATTGTAGAATTAATGCGTAACGGCATGTCTCCACAAGCGGCATGTGAAGAAGCGGTGATGCGCACTATTAGAAAAAATCCCGATCACAAAGATTTTCAAGTAGCCTATATCGCCATGAATAAAGCGGGTGAAACGGGAAGCTATTGCATCCACAAAGGTTTTGCCATGATGGAATTTAAAAATGGCACCAATTCCAGGGTCAACTCAGCTTCTTATTTAGAGGATTAA